A genomic stretch from Phocoena phocoena chromosome 9, mPhoPho1.1, whole genome shotgun sequence includes:
- the LOC136127985 gene encoding LOW QUALITY PROTEIN: putative protein ZBED10P (The sequence of the model RefSeq protein was modified relative to this genomic sequence to represent the inferred CDS: inserted 1 base in 1 codon) yields MVVREASAAQAALSLVLPQLRYLHVFLAQVRGRFEERSTGEMGAAVPLAEGLALQLSTDHQLPELFHREEFVLATLLDPXFKGRIEAALPEGADINHWKQVLAYEVKELVASEYCCRPPLPCRAPLLCVWTPLSRAGALGPKGRAGKRPSREVGPLGPCCWAGGEEPPEQVESGGLLVSERSSASLSTESHLVSIIRKKYLRENETVGAQEDPLLTGRSGGTSGQTWRDWPPWETAKRLLFLKTNLEHLPSYTRAPYLPQQGPGRGAQAGESDRRV; encoded by the exons ATGGTGGTCCGGGAGGCAAGCGCCGCGCAGGCCGCCTTGAGCTTGGTGCTGCCCCAGCTGCGCTACCTGCACGTCTTCCTGGCGCAGGTTCGCGGGCGCTTTGAGGAGCGGAGCACCGGGGAGATGGGCGCGGCCGTGCCGTTGGCCGAGGGCCTGGCCCTGCAGCTCTCCACAGACCACCAGCTCCCTGAGCTCTTCCACCGTGAGGAGTTCGTGCTGGCGACCCTGCTGGACC GCTTCAAGGGCAGGATAGAGGCTGCCCTCCCCGAGGGGGCCGACATCAACCATTGGAAGCAAGTTCTCGCGTACGAGGTGAAGGAGCTTGTGGCGTCTGAGTACTGCTGCCGCCCTCCCCTTCCCTGCAGGGCCCCACTGCTGTGCGTGTGGACGCCCCTGAGCCGCGCAGGAGCCCTGGGGCCGAAGGGAAGGGCCGGGAAGCGCCCGAGCAGAGAAGTGGGACCTCTGGGTCCTTGCTGCTGGGCCGGGGGAGAGGAGCCTCCGGAGCAGGTGGAAAGCGGGGGGCTGCTGGTCTCGGAGAGGAGCAGCGCTTCCCTCTCCACGGAGAGCCACCTGGTCAGCATCATCCGCAAGAAGTACCTGCGTGAGAACGAGACAGTGGGTGCCCAGGAGGACCCCCTGCTTACTGGCAGAAGCGGCGGGACATCCGGCCAGACCTGGCGAGACTGGCCGCCAT GGGAGACGGCTAAGCGTCTTCTCTTCTTGAAGACCAACCTGGAGCATCTCCCGAGCTACACCCGCGCCCCTTATCTTCCCCAGCAGGGACCTGGCCGAGGCGCGCAGGCCGGTGAGTCTGACCGCAGGGTCTGA
- the LRRC61 gene encoding leucine-rich repeat-containing protein 61 encodes MEPRGEKSGEADGVRVTPQLLKARSGEFALESILLLKLQGLGLVDLGCLGECLGLEWLDLSGNALTQLGPLASLRQLAVLNVANNRLTGLEPLAACENLQSLNAAGNLLAGPGQLQCLAALPGLERLRLRDPSARLSNPLCASPSYWASVRELLPGLKVIDGERVSGRGSDFYQLCRDLDSSLRPGSSSGPRAVEAQPWVEPGYWESWPTRSSSILEEACRQFQDTLQECHDLDRQARDSLAQAEQALSPARATSFVF; translated from the coding sequence ATGGAGCCTCGGGGTGAGAAGTCGGGAGAGGCCGACGGGGTGCGCGTCACCCCTCAGCTGCTCAAGGCGCGCTCAGGTGAGTTCGCCCTGGAGTCCATCCTGCTGCTGAAgctgcagggcctggggctggTGGACCTGGGCTGCCTGGGGGAGTGCTTGGGCCTCGAGTGGCTGGACCTTTCGGGCAACGCGCTCACCCAGCTGGGCCCGCTGGCCTCCCTGCGCCAGCTGGCCGTGCTCAACGTGGCCAACAACCGGCTGACGGGGCTGGAGCCCCTGGCTGCCTGTGAGAACCTGCAGAGTCTCAACGCCGCGGGCAACCTGCTGGCCGGCCCCGGGCAGCTGCAGTGTCTGGCGGCGCTGCCCGGCCTGGAGCGCCTGCGGCTCCGCGACCCCTCGGCCCGGCTCAGCAACCCGCTGTGCGCCAGCCCCTCCTACTGGGCCTCGGTCCGAGAGCTGCTGCCCGGCCTGAAGGTCATCGACGGCGAGCGCGTGAGCGGGCGCGGCAGTGACTTCTACCAGCTGTGCCGGGACCTGGACAGTTCCTTGCGCCCCGGCTCCAGCTCCGGCCCGCGAGCCGTGGAGGCCCAGCCCTGGGTGGAGCCCGGCTACTGGGAGTCTTGGCCCACGCGCAGCAGCTCCATCCTGGAGGAGGCCTGCCGCCAGTTCCAGGACACGCTGCAGGAGTGCCACGACCTGGACCGCCAGGCCAGGGACAGCCTGGCCCAGGCCGAGCAGGCGCTCAGCCCTGCCCGCGCCACCTCCTTTGTCTTTTGA
- the RARRES2 gene encoding retinoic acid receptor responder protein 2: MWQLLLPLALWPGVMGLGRDELTAAQHRGLQVALEEFHKHPPVQWAFRETSVDSAMDTPFPAGTFVRLEFKLQQTNCRKKDWKKAECKVKPSGRKRKCLACIKLDPEDKVLGRMVHCPIETQVQRELQERQEAQCRRAERAGEDPHGHYFPGQFAFFKALPPS; this comes from the exons ATGTGGCAGCTGCTGCTCCCGCTGGCCCTGTGGCCGGGCGTGATGGGCTTGGGCAGGGATGAGCTCACGGCGGCCCAGCACCGGGGCCTGCAGGTGGCCCTGGAGGAGTTCCACAAGCACCCGCCCGTGCAGTGGGCCTTCCGGGAGACCAGTGTGGACAGTGCCATGGACACG CCCTTCCCGGCCGGGACCTTTGTGAGGCTGGAGTTTAAGCTCCAGCAGACGAACTGCCGGAAGAAGGACTGGAAGAAAGCTGAGTGCAAGGTCAAGCCCAGCGGG AGAAAGCGGAAATGCCTGGCCTGCATCAAGCTGGACCCTGAAGATAAAGTCCTGGGCCGGATGGTCCACTGCCCCATAGAAACACAGGTTCAACGG gagctgcaggAGCGCCAGGAGGCCCAGTGCAGGAGGGCGGAGCGCGCCGGCGAGGACCCTCACGGCCACTACTTCCCCGGGCAGTTCGCCTTCTTCAAAGCCTTGCCCCCCAGCTGA